Proteins encoded by one window of Salmonirosea aquatica:
- a CDS encoding TIGR02757 family protein produces MYLEKLSADSSLETLAELLERKYEQYNRPDFIPHDPISIPHRYSLKQDIELMGFWASMLAWGQRKTIINKCLELDALMDHAPYDFVLNHQENDLKRFLLFKHRTFNATDTLYFLHFFQDFYKKHDSLEEAFLIPGQAEQTTTEGSLIAFHDLFCGLEDFPPRTRKHIATPARKSSCKRLNMFLRWMVRQDDRGVDFGIWQRIRPDQLVMPCDVHVDRVARYLGLIQRPQTDWSTALELTAALRALDPYDPVKYDFALFGLGIEGYV; encoded by the coding sequence ATGTACTTGGAAAAGTTGTCCGCCGATAGTTCCCTGGAAACCTTGGCCGAATTGCTCGAGCGTAAGTATGAGCAATACAACCGTCCGGATTTTATCCCTCACGATCCCATTAGCATTCCTCACCGGTACAGCCTGAAGCAGGATATTGAGCTTATGGGTTTCTGGGCTTCTATGCTGGCGTGGGGACAGCGGAAAACCATTATCAACAAGTGTCTGGAACTGGATGCTTTGATGGATCATGCACCCTATGATTTTGTCCTGAATCATCAGGAAAATGACCTGAAACGCTTTCTCTTGTTCAAGCACCGTACCTTCAACGCTACGGATACGCTGTACTTTCTTCACTTCTTCCAGGATTTTTATAAAAAACACGACTCGCTGGAAGAAGCTTTTTTGATTCCTGGACAGGCTGAACAAACTACTACGGAAGGTAGCCTGATTGCTTTCCACGACCTATTCTGTGGCCTGGAAGATTTCCCCCCCCGGACAAGAAAACACATTGCCACGCCTGCCCGTAAGTCGTCCTGTAAGCGGCTGAATATGTTTTTGCGCTGGATGGTGCGCCAGGACGACCGAGGTGTTGATTTCGGGATCTGGCAGCGCATACGCCCCGACCAGCTGGTGATGCCCTGCGATGTGCACGTGGACCGTGTGGCCCGGTACCTGGGCCTAATCCAGCGGCCCCAAACCGATTGGTCTACTGCTCTGGAACTTACGGCTGCCCTTCGAGCACTCGATCCTTATGATCCGGTGAAGTATGATTTTGCGTTGTTTGGGTTGGGTATCGAGGGGTATGTATGA
- a CDS encoding LysM peptidoglycan-binding domain-containing protein — MKYAFGQIFLMVCFIALMSPASAISGSGSVAALRDSIGTERANGKTYILHKVDAGQTLYAVMRRYGVPVGEIKAANAGMADNLRTDQVIRVPYTPPKSSRASAREERIAAREEKKKNEEKKTEPAPATAPAVKSAPGIHKVEQGQTLYSIAVKYGVLMADVRKWNGLTSDNVQLGQDLIVSEKAYSERRPSVTPFPAPKAAEKTEPTPPPVATVEKPKKPVVEETKPEPEPKETTGRRMSESGLAELIDTEESSSKYLALHRSAPLGTLIEVKNQYNQEKIWVKVVGRIPSTSINEDIVIKLSARAFEKLSPNSRRFRAEINYISAN; from the coding sequence ATGAAATACGCATTTGGTCAGATTTTTCTAATGGTCTGTTTTATAGCCCTTATGAGTCCGGCGTCAGCTATATCCGGGTCAGGCTCGGTGGCAGCCCTCAGGGATTCCATCGGGACAGAGCGGGCAAATGGAAAAACTTATATTTTGCACAAAGTGGATGCCGGGCAAACCCTATATGCCGTGATGCGGCGATACGGTGTACCAGTAGGCGAAATCAAGGCCGCCAATGCGGGGATGGCCGATAATCTGCGGACTGATCAGGTCATACGGGTACCCTACACACCGCCTAAATCGAGCCGGGCATCGGCCCGGGAGGAGCGGATCGCGGCCCGGGAAGAAAAGAAAAAAAATGAAGAGAAGAAAACCGAACCCGCCCCGGCTACTGCTCCTGCGGTAAAGTCCGCTCCGGGCATTCATAAGGTAGAGCAGGGGCAGACCTTGTACAGCATTGCGGTAAAATACGGAGTGCTAATGGCGGATGTACGCAAATGGAACGGCCTGACTTCCGACAATGTGCAGCTGGGGCAGGATTTGATCGTATCCGAAAAGGCCTATTCGGAACGTCGCCCTAGCGTGACCCCTTTTCCGGCGCCCAAGGCAGCGGAAAAGACCGAACCTACCCCCCCGCCCGTAGCTACCGTGGAGAAACCCAAAAAACCGGTAGTCGAAGAGACCAAGCCAGAACCCGAACCCAAGGAAACAACGGGTCGGCGAATGAGCGAATCGGGATTGGCAGAATTGATCGACACTGAGGAGAGCAGCAGCAAGTACCTGGCCCTGCACCGCTCGGCTCCATTGGGTACCTTGATTGAAGTGAAGAACCAGTATAATCAGGAAAAAATCTGGGTGAAAGTGGTCGGGCGGATTCCCAGTACGAGTATCAACGAAGACATTGTGATTAAACTGTCGGCCCGGGCATTTGAGAAACTTTCTCCGAACAGCCGCCGTTTTAGGGCTGAGATCAACTACATCTCGGCCAACTGA
- a CDS encoding DUF4905 domain-containing protein, with amino-acid sequence MPTASENLFVHTFSQTIWRILPHATRDEWAVELRDADRKTVSWALLDLALPALRWHTTPEATDWWSTLVAFAEDALYLHNYRFPDIPEPTDLLAVSRLEGTLRWALPGWTFVEQDLQSGTLIVARKLPETIQYQQCDSHTGRILQPIDREKSRALPTSDFRIPVRYGPRTYTLMYFRRFWRK; translated from the coding sequence GTGCCTACCGCTTCGGAAAACCTATTCGTACACACTTTTTCACAGACCATCTGGCGTATACTGCCGCATGCCACCCGCGACGAGTGGGCGGTAGAATTACGGGATGCGGACCGTAAAACCGTTTCATGGGCCTTACTGGATCTGGCGCTGCCCGCCCTGCGCTGGCATACCACCCCGGAAGCGACCGACTGGTGGAGTACCCTCGTGGCCTTTGCGGAGGATGCCCTGTACCTCCACAATTACCGCTTCCCCGACATTCCCGAACCGACGGATTTGCTGGCAGTTTCACGATTGGAGGGTACCCTACGCTGGGCGTTACCCGGCTGGACGTTTGTTGAGCAAGACCTCCAATCAGGTACCTTGATTGTGGCCAGGAAGTTGCCCGAAACCATTCAGTACCAGCAGTGCGATTCTCATACAGGGCGTATCTTACAACCTATTGATAGGGAAAAAAGCAGAGCCCTACCCACGTCCGATTTCCGGATTCCGGTGCGGTATGGCCCCAGGACATATACTTTGATGTACTTTCGTCGTTTTTGGAGAAAATAG
- the kdsB gene encoding 3-deoxy-manno-octulosonate cytidylyltransferase has translation MQIVGIIPARYASTRFPAKALTEIGGISMVRRVYEQSKLSSRLSHVVVATDDARIFDHVRSFGGEVVMTSAAHQSGTDRCFEALQYLEGVYEYVINIQGDEPFIQPTQINRLAAVLNGDTQLATLVKVIEDEETLFNPNSPKVVLSAKRNVLYFSRQTIPQIRGTEKSDWLARHTFYKHIGIYAYRTDVLAQITQLPVSLLEKAEALEQLRWLENGFSIQAVITPDDSHGIDTPEDLARVARKFLL, from the coding sequence ATGCAAATCGTTGGAATTATTCCTGCCCGCTACGCCTCCACCCGCTTTCCGGCCAAAGCCCTGACCGAGATAGGCGGCATAAGCATGGTTCGCCGGGTTTATGAGCAATCCAAACTCTCTTCGCGGCTTTCGCATGTGGTAGTAGCTACGGACGATGCGCGGATTTTCGACCACGTCCGGTCCTTTGGCGGTGAAGTCGTGATGACTTCCGCAGCGCACCAAAGCGGTACCGACCGCTGCTTTGAAGCCTTGCAGTATCTGGAAGGTGTCTATGAATATGTAATCAATATTCAGGGCGACGAGCCTTTCATCCAGCCTACCCAGATCAACCGGCTGGCCGCGGTACTCAACGGCGACACCCAACTGGCTACGCTGGTGAAAGTGATCGAGGACGAAGAAACGCTCTTTAACCCCAATTCGCCCAAAGTGGTACTGAGCGCCAAGCGGAACGTGTTGTATTTCAGTCGTCAAACTATCCCCCAGATACGGGGTACCGAAAAATCGGACTGGCTCGCCCGGCATACCTTTTACAAACATATCGGTATTTATGCCTACCGTACCGACGTCCTGGCTCAAATCACACAGCTACCCGTATCACTGCTGGAAAAAGCCGAAGCCCTGGAGCAACTACGCTGGCTCGAAAACGGCTTCTCGATTCAGGCCGTCATCACTCCCGATGATTCCCACGGCATCGACACTCCTGAGGATTTGGCACGCGTGGCACGAAAGTTTTTGCTATAA
- the porX gene encoding T9SS response regulator signal transducer PorX — MQYNILWADDEIDLLKPHIMFLTNKGYAVTPVNSGSDALDKVEKERFDIVFLDEMMPGMTGLETLAQIKQMRPSLPVVMITKSEEEHIMEDAIGSKIADYLIKPLNPNQILLSVKKILDNKRLVTEKTTLSYQQEFRNLAMQYQDRIGHEEWVDIYKKLIYWELELESSQDQGMAEVFSMQKSDANANFAKFIEEEYEDWLNDPRADRPILSHQLMKQKVFPHLKGSGEPLFFLLIDNFRYDQWKMIQSVMQEYFTIEEESAYYSILPTTTGYARNAIFAGVMPSEIERKYPQWWVSDENTPEGEEGLNKHEHELLQKQLDWNRLNIKFSYNKILNTNQGKSLVDNFNNLMGNALNVVVYNFVDMLSHARTDVQMIKELAPDEAAYRSITRSWFQHSPLLDFIKKVAEKKGRLILTTDHGMIRVQKPVKIIGYRETNTNLRYKHGKNLGFDDDHLLVCRKPERFFLPKPHVSTSYVFTKEDYFFAYPNNYNQYVNLYRDTFQHGGVSLEEVIIPFIDMKAK; from the coding sequence ATGCAATACAACATCCTTTGGGCCGACGACGAAATAGATCTATTGAAACCCCATATCATGTTTCTGACCAACAAGGGCTATGCGGTGACCCCCGTCAACAGCGGTTCCGATGCCCTCGATAAGGTCGAGAAAGAACGCTTCGACATTGTGTTCCTGGACGAGATGATGCCCGGCATGACGGGCCTGGAAACCCTGGCCCAAATCAAGCAGATGCGCCCCTCGCTTCCGGTTGTGATGATTACAAAAAGCGAAGAGGAACATATTATGGAGGATGCCATTGGCTCCAAAATTGCTGACTACCTCATTAAGCCCCTCAATCCCAATCAGATTCTGCTTTCGGTGAAGAAAATCCTGGATAATAAACGTCTGGTTACCGAAAAAACCACCCTGAGCTACCAGCAGGAATTCCGCAACCTGGCGATGCAATATCAGGATCGGATTGGCCATGAAGAATGGGTAGACATCTACAAAAAGCTGATCTATTGGGAATTGGAACTGGAAAGTTCGCAGGACCAGGGTATGGCGGAAGTATTCAGTATGCAGAAAAGTGATGCCAATGCCAATTTTGCCAAGTTCATTGAGGAAGAATACGAAGACTGGCTGAACGATCCCCGCGCGGATCGACCGATCCTGTCGCACCAGTTGATGAAGCAGAAGGTGTTCCCGCACCTGAAAGGCAGCGGCGAACCGCTGTTCTTCCTGCTGATCGACAATTTCCGCTACGACCAGTGGAAGATGATTCAATCCGTGATGCAGGAGTACTTTACCATTGAAGAAGAAAGCGCCTACTATTCTATCCTACCCACTACCACGGGGTACGCCCGGAACGCAATTTTTGCCGGGGTGATGCCCAGTGAAATCGAGCGAAAGTACCCCCAATGGTGGGTCAGCGACGAGAATACGCCCGAGGGTGAAGAAGGCCTCAACAAACACGAACACGAGCTTTTGCAAAAGCAACTCGACTGGAACCGCTTGAACATCAAGTTTTCGTACAATAAGATATTGAACACCAATCAGGGAAAATCGCTGGTGGATAATTTTAATAACCTGATGGGGAATGCGCTGAATGTGGTGGTTTATAATTTCGTAGATATGCTCTCGCATGCCCGTACCGATGTGCAGATGATCAAGGAATTGGCTCCCGACGAAGCGGCTTACCGCTCGATCACCAGGTCATGGTTTCAGCATTCACCGCTACTCGATTTCATCAAGAAAGTAGCGGAGAAAAAGGGACGCCTGATTTTGACTACCGACCACGGTATGATTCGGGTTCAGAAGCCGGTCAAGATTATCGGCTACCGCGAAACGAATACAAACCTGCGTTACAAGCATGGCAAAAACCTGGGTTTTGACGACGATCACCTGCTGGTCTGCCGCAAGCCGGAACGCTTTTTCCTGCCCAAACCCCATGTTTCCACGTCTTATGTGTTCACCAAGGAAGACTACTTTTTTGCCTACCCAAACAATTACAATCAGTACGTGAATCTATACCGCGATACGTTCCAGCATGGGGGCGTTTCACTGGAAGAAGTCATCATACCCTTCATCGATATGAAAGCGAAATGA
- a CDS encoding response regulator, translating into MLAPTPFYSKPQIFLVDDDEDDRFLFLDAVTELRNDLEFREFADGETLMATLSNTSNPPDAIFLDLNLPKRSGIECLDYLRTALGDKFTKVFIISTSSSDLMIETTRDKGANLYIRKSENFTQLRDLIKIALQQIHSSAIVPYYLNQLVEE; encoded by the coding sequence ATGCTGGCACCCACCCCATTTTATTCAAAGCCACAAATATTCCTGGTTGACGACGACGAGGACGATCGATTTCTCTTTTTGGACGCAGTGACCGAACTGAGAAACGATCTGGAGTTCAGGGAATTTGCGGATGGTGAAACCCTTATGGCTACCTTATCCAACACGTCGAACCCTCCGGACGCGATTTTCCTGGATCTGAACCTACCCAAACGGAGTGGAATCGAATGCCTTGATTATCTTCGAACCGCCCTGGGCGACAAATTCACCAAAGTATTCATTATATCCACCAGTTCTTCCGATTTGATGATTGAAACTACCCGTGATAAGGGTGCCAATCTTTATATTCGTAAATCAGAAAATTTCACCCAACTAAGAGACCTGATCAAGATCGCCCTTCAGCAAATACACTCTTCGGCGATCGTCCCCTATTACTTAAACCAATTAGTAGAAGAATAG
- a CDS encoding ATP-binding protein, whose protein sequence is MIDLTNHTVATITDCDQEPIHIPGSIQPHGYLLAVDSETGTITHGSANLSELFRIPLQSILGNNILHFFPDQQDELRDYLELKENFQSKRLLTRLQGREYLLNAHRVDATCRIVELERWSDEASDSLQIADLLDLIKIPNNLTELCQILAEHFRKTLGYDRIMIYRFDQEDFTGEVLAESLSEGLEPYLGLRYPASDIPQQARELYLKNSLRSINDTFYEPVALYGLPDAHGTAQQLDLSLAYLRSVSPIHIQYLKNMGVASSLSIAIVIGNRLWGLIACHHSAPRHLTIKQRDSAQLLGMLLSSQIELHERNDSSAYARGVEEKLHRLLPALDQNELGIGEIIIRPELLEIADASGVAILTDGLVYTHGGTPSSDAIKNLAFFLSERTQHKGFSSKNLAGLYPEAEQFADSASGILYQPLSYLNEDCILWFRPGIEQTINWAGRPKGTSAQLDVSQRLTPRNSFSAWQETVRNVSRRWLPVHKQATEYLASVLQKQLRLLQLQQEADKQRALNEKLKAATEELENINWISMHDLKEPLRKIQVLASRVLSREAQSLTESLLDSINRMHNSAMRMQKLLDDVSAYSHISSQNELIEPVDLNRLLADIIREKDQAIRSQKGFIHYEHLPTIRGVQFQLKQLMLNLIDNALKFSKPDEALYITVRSTVPTAEALLESGIGFDQYLAVSVKDNGVGFNRDYRDIIFKLFKRLNNDTSGHKEGTGIGLAICKKVMMNHEGYIWVDSELGQGTEFQLLFPKARIKES, encoded by the coding sequence ATGATTGATTTGACTAATCACACAGTTGCAACTATTACCGACTGTGACCAGGAACCCATTCATATCCCCGGCAGTATTCAGCCCCACGGCTACCTGCTCGCCGTAGATTCTGAAACGGGAACAATCACCCATGGCAGTGCCAACCTTTCCGAACTTTTCCGCATTCCGTTACAGAGTATCTTGGGAAATAATATCCTGCATTTTTTTCCCGATCAGCAAGACGAACTCCGGGACTATCTGGAGCTGAAAGAAAACTTCCAAAGCAAAAGGCTTCTCACCCGCCTGCAGGGTAGGGAATATCTGCTCAATGCGCATCGAGTCGATGCCACTTGCCGGATTGTCGAACTGGAGCGCTGGTCAGATGAGGCGTCCGATTCGCTTCAGATTGCCGATTTGCTAGATTTGATCAAAATTCCGAACAATCTGACCGAATTATGCCAGATTCTGGCGGAACATTTTCGAAAAACGCTGGGCTATGATCGGATCATGATTTACCGGTTCGATCAGGAAGACTTTACGGGCGAGGTATTGGCCGAAAGCCTGTCAGAAGGTCTGGAGCCCTATCTGGGGCTAAGGTACCCCGCCAGCGACATCCCGCAGCAGGCCCGTGAGCTGTATCTGAAAAATTCCTTACGCTCCATCAATGATACTTTCTATGAGCCCGTGGCGCTTTATGGGCTGCCGGACGCCCATGGTACCGCTCAGCAACTGGATTTGAGCCTGGCTTACCTGCGCAGCGTATCGCCCATTCACATTCAGTACCTTAAGAACATGGGGGTAGCTTCCTCACTTTCTATCGCGATTGTCATCGGCAACAGATTATGGGGGCTTATTGCCTGCCATCACAGTGCTCCCCGACACCTCACCATAAAGCAACGCGACAGTGCTCAGTTGCTGGGTATGCTGCTGTCCTCCCAAATCGAATTGCATGAGCGGAACGACTCGTCGGCCTATGCCCGTGGAGTCGAAGAGAAACTTCATCGCCTGCTTCCGGCACTGGACCAAAATGAGCTGGGAATAGGAGAAATTATTATTCGGCCCGAGTTGCTTGAGATCGCTGATGCCTCGGGCGTTGCGATCTTGACCGATGGGCTGGTGTATACTCATGGAGGTACCCCTTCCAGTGATGCCATCAAGAATCTGGCCTTTTTTCTCTCTGAGCGAACCCAACACAAAGGATTTTCAAGTAAAAATCTCGCGGGCCTCTACCCCGAGGCGGAGCAATTTGCCGACAGCGCTTCGGGCATCCTTTACCAGCCACTGAGCTACCTGAACGAAGACTGCATACTGTGGTTCAGGCCTGGTATCGAACAAACCATCAACTGGGCCGGCCGTCCCAAGGGTACCTCGGCGCAGCTTGATGTCAGCCAACGGCTGACGCCGCGGAATTCATTCAGTGCCTGGCAGGAGACCGTTCGGAATGTCAGCCGGCGCTGGCTGCCCGTTCACAAGCAAGCCACTGAATACCTGGCTTCGGTACTCCAAAAGCAACTTCGCTTGCTACAATTGCAGCAGGAAGCCGACAAGCAGCGCGCGCTCAACGAAAAGCTGAAAGCGGCTACCGAAGAGCTCGAAAACATCAACTGGATCAGTATGCATGATCTGAAAGAGCCTCTGCGTAAAATCCAGGTACTGGCTTCACGGGTACTTAGCCGCGAAGCCCAGAGCTTGACGGAATCACTGCTGGACTCGATTAACCGAATGCACAATTCGGCCATGCGGATGCAAAAATTACTAGATGATGTTTCGGCCTACTCCCACATTTCTTCCCAAAATGAACTGATTGAGCCTGTGGATCTGAACAGGTTACTGGCCGATATTATCCGGGAAAAGGATCAGGCTATCCGTTCTCAAAAGGGGTTCATCCACTACGAGCACCTACCCACCATTCGGGGAGTTCAATTTCAGCTGAAGCAATTGATGCTAAATCTGATCGACAATGCTCTCAAGTTTAGTAAGCCCGATGAAGCACTATACATTACAGTGCGCAGTACCGTTCCGACCGCAGAAGCGCTTCTGGAATCAGGCATCGGATTCGACCAATATCTGGCGGTATCGGTGAAGGATAACGGAGTTGGCTTCAATCGTGATTATCGGGATATCATTTTTAAACTTTTCAAACGTCTCAATAACGACACCAGCGGCCATAAAGAAGGCACAGGAATTGGATTGGCCATCTGTAAAAAAGTAATGATGAACCACGAAGGGTATATTTGGGTCGACAGCGAACTGGGGCAGGGAACAGAGTTTCAGTTGCTCTTTCCAAAAGCGAGAATCAAGGAATCATGA
- a CDS encoding biliverdin-producing heme oxygenase: MNGPTHAALQETRPGENEFLALLKRSTQYHHQALEATDISRLLMSPSLNVEAYTRILYAFYGAFAPFEAMLLEALKNNRINFSIDFRASLAVEDIRDLTGTFDPSILLCPPPRQQQPSTAKALGTLYVLEGSKLGGKVISRQISKTIGVTPLRGGRFFAGTGGSGTEGWKEFRSQCESHVKLFPLSAEEIIESANDTFCSIQDYFDRFYSATS, from the coding sequence ATGAACGGACCCACGCATGCGGCCTTGCAGGAAACGAGGCCGGGAGAAAACGAATTCCTCGCCTTATTGAAGAGGAGTACCCAGTACCACCATCAGGCTTTGGAAGCCACTGATATAAGCCGTCTGTTGATGAGTCCGTCGCTTAACGTGGAGGCCTACACACGTATTCTGTACGCATTCTATGGTGCTTTTGCACCGTTTGAGGCCATGCTACTGGAAGCACTAAAAAATAATAGAATCAATTTTTCAATTGATTTCCGCGCTTCATTAGCCGTTGAGGATATCCGTGATCTGACGGGTACCTTTGATCCTTCCATCCTGCTTTGCCCGCCGCCCCGTCAGCAGCAACCTTCTACGGCCAAAGCACTAGGTACCCTGTATGTTCTGGAAGGATCTAAACTGGGCGGGAAAGTCATCAGCCGGCAGATTTCAAAGACAATCGGGGTAACTCCCCTGCGCGGAGGACGTTTTTTTGCCGGCACCGGCGGTTCAGGCACGGAGGGTTGGAAAGAATTCCGATCCCAGTGCGAATCCCATGTTAAGCTTTTTCCCCTTAGTGCGGAGGAGATTATCGAATCGGCAAACGATACTTTCTGCTCTATCCAAGACTACTTCGATCGTTTTTATTCGGCCACATCCTGA
- a CDS encoding cell division ATP-binding protein FtsE — protein sequence MTISSEPVVSLEHADIYQGDKPILADVNFQIDKGEFVFLIGRTGSGKSSLLKTLYADLWLQTGSAKVAGYELHKIKRSDVPFLRRRIGIVFQDFQLLTDRSVEENLTFVLRATGWKEKADIARRISEVLMQVGLGTSPKKMPHQLSGGEQQRVVIARAMLNEPQILIADEPTGNLDPDVSDQIMQVFKTINSAGTAVLMATHDYDLLKNHPARIIRCEGGKVKES from the coding sequence ATGACCATTTCTTCCGAACCCGTAGTTTCGCTGGAACATGCGGATATTTACCAGGGAGATAAGCCTATTCTTGCCGATGTGAATTTCCAGATCGACAAGGGGGAGTTTGTGTTCCTGATCGGGCGAACCGGCAGCGGGAAAAGTTCACTACTCAAGACCCTCTACGCCGACCTGTGGCTCCAGACCGGGTCGGCTAAGGTAGCTGGGTATGAACTGCACAAGATCAAACGCTCCGACGTACCCTTTCTGCGGCGGCGCATCGGTATCGTTTTTCAGGATTTTCAGCTGCTTACCGATCGCTCGGTAGAGGAAAATCTGACTTTTGTGCTACGCGCTACGGGTTGGAAAGAAAAGGCGGACATTGCCCGGCGCATTTCCGAGGTGCTGATGCAGGTGGGGTTAGGTACATCACCCAAGAAAATGCCGCATCAGCTCTCAGGCGGCGAGCAGCAACGGGTAGTTATTGCCCGTGCCATGCTCAACGAGCCCCAGATTCTGATTGCCGACGAACCTACCGGGAACCTCGATCCCGATGTCAGCGATCAGATTATGCAGGTATTCAAAACCATCAACAGTGCAGGTACGGCTGTACTGATGGCAACCCACGATTATGATCTGCTGAAAAACCATCCCGCCCGAATTATTCGATGTGAAGGCGGTAAAGTGAAGGAGTCCTGA
- the fsa gene encoding fructose-6-phosphate aldolase — MKFFIDTANLSEIKEAHSLGVLDGVTTNPSLMAKEGITGKDNIMRHYKAICDLVDGDVSAEVISTDFDGIVREGEELIEIDDKIVVKVPMIKDGVKALKYFSNKGIRTNCTLVFSGGQALLAAKAGATYVSPFIGRLDDIATDGVALIEQIVTIYRNYNYETQVLAASIRHPMHIMQCAEIGADVMTGPLSAILALLKHPLTDSGLEKFLADYKKGNQ, encoded by the coding sequence ATGAAATTCTTCATAGATACGGCCAATCTGTCCGAAATCAAGGAGGCCCATTCCTTAGGGGTACTCGACGGAGTCACCACGAATCCTTCTCTGATGGCTAAGGAGGGTATTACCGGCAAGGACAACATCATGCGTCATTATAAGGCGATCTGCGACCTGGTGGATGGTGATGTGAGCGCCGAAGTTATTTCAACCGATTTTGACGGTATTGTCCGCGAAGGCGAAGAGCTGATCGAAATAGATGATAAGATCGTCGTGAAGGTACCTATGATCAAAGACGGCGTGAAAGCGCTCAAATATTTTTCCAATAAAGGTATCCGTACCAACTGTACCCTGGTTTTCTCGGGTGGGCAGGCTCTGTTGGCCGCCAAAGCCGGCGCTACCTATGTGTCACCGTTCATTGGCCGCCTTGATGACATCGCTACCGATGGTGTGGCGCTTATCGAGCAGATCGTGACCATCTACCGCAACTACAACTACGAAACCCAGGTTTTGGCGGCTTCTATCCGTCACCCCATGCACATCATGCAGTGCGCTGAAATCGGTGCAGACGTGATGACAGGGCCCCTTAGCGCCATTCTGGCGTTATTGAAGCATCCGCTCACCGACAGTGGCCTTGAGAAATTTTTGGCCGATTACAAGAAGGGAAATCAATAG
- a CDS encoding tetratricopeptide repeat protein, whose protein sequence is MMQHASFQKSLSFVLILFCSGFLLSACSDSSEAFLNKGKALLREGKLREGIGYINQAIEKDLRNADAFNSRGVAYFELKEYPNALLDYGQAIRIDPQFYAPYLNRALLYTAQNRLDSALSDYNRAAHLAPDTADIYLNRGQVYALLDQTPKAIQDFEKATLLDEENVLAWYNLGNLYYREKEYAKATLAFRQSTRYDPTFGKAHYALGLSQWESGEHELGCTSFRQAERLGFSEATAARSQYCGETSP, encoded by the coding sequence ATGATGCAGCACGCTTCTTTTCAAAAATCACTTTCATTCGTTCTTATTCTTTTCTGTTCCGGTTTTCTGCTTTCCGCCTGTTCGGATTCATCAGAAGCTTTTCTGAACAAAGGAAAAGCCCTGCTGCGCGAGGGAAAACTACGCGAAGGCATCGGGTACATTAATCAGGCGATTGAGAAAGATTTGCGGAATGCCGATGCCTTCAACTCCCGGGGGGTAGCCTATTTTGAACTCAAGGAATATCCCAACGCCTTGCTCGACTATGGGCAAGCGATTCGGATTGACCCTCAGTTTTATGCCCCCTACCTGAATCGGGCCTTGCTCTACACGGCACAAAATCGCCTCGACTCGGCACTCAGCGACTACAACCGCGCCGCTCACCTAGCTCCTGATACCGCGGATATCTACCTCAACCGGGGACAAGTGTACGCTTTGCTGGACCAAACACCAAAGGCCATTCAGGATTTTGAGAAAGCTACCCTCCTTGACGAGGAAAACGTACTGGCTTGGTACAACCTGGGTAATCTGTACTACCGCGAAAAAGAATATGCAAAGGCTACCCTGGCTTTCCGACAGTCAACCCGCTATGATCCTACCTTCGGAAAAGCTCACTATGCCCTTGGTCTGAGTCAATGGGAGAGCGGTGAACATGAGTTGGGCTGCACGAGCTTCAGGCAGGCCGAACGATTGGGTTTTAGCGAAGCTACAGCAGCCCGTAGCCAATACTGCGGAGAAACCAGCCCATAA